Proteins encoded within one genomic window of Bacillus sp. 1NLA3E:
- the map gene encoding type I methionyl aminopeptidase, translating to MIILKSQREIDGMKKAGEILAACHKEIAKLIQPGISTWEIEEFVEKFLKERGATPEQKGYQGYQFATCASVNDEICHGFPNKNPLSEGDLVTIDMVVNYNGSLADSAWSYGVGKVSGETNKLLLVTKEALYKGIEQAQVGNRIGDIGHAIQTYAEGEGFSVVRNFIGHGIGAVIHEKPDVPHFGLPGKGARIKEGMVFTIEPMINVGSYHSKMDDNGWTARTIDGKNSAQYEHTIAITKDGPVILTDQDNL from the coding sequence ATGATTATTTTAAAATCCCAGCGTGAAATTGACGGTATGAAAAAAGCAGGTGAAATTCTTGCAGCGTGCCATAAAGAAATAGCGAAACTGATTCAACCTGGGATTTCTACATGGGAAATTGAAGAGTTTGTGGAAAAATTTTTAAAGGAGCGGGGTGCGACTCCAGAACAAAAGGGTTATCAAGGGTATCAATTTGCTACTTGTGCAAGTGTTAATGATGAAATTTGCCATGGATTTCCCAACAAGAACCCTTTATCAGAAGGGGATCTCGTGACAATAGACATGGTAGTAAATTATAATGGTTCATTAGCTGATTCGGCTTGGTCTTATGGGGTTGGTAAGGTTTCAGGGGAGACCAATAAGCTGCTATTAGTAACGAAAGAAGCACTCTATAAAGGAATTGAACAGGCACAAGTAGGAAATAGGATTGGTGATATTGGGCATGCCATTCAAACTTACGCTGAGGGAGAGGGCTTTTCTGTGGTTCGGAACTTTATTGGCCATGGAATTGGGGCAGTAATCCATGAGAAACCGGATGTTCCTCATTTTGGACTTCCAGGTAAGGGTGCTCGAATTAAGGAAGGAATGGTTTTCACAATAGAACCGATGATCAATGTAGGCAGTTATCATTCCAAAATGGATGATAATGGTTGGACAGCAAGAACAATCGACGGGAAAAATTCAGCCCAATATGAGCATACGATTGCGATTACAAAAGATGGCCCAGTTATATTAACGGATCAAGACAATTTATAA
- a CDS encoding heavy metal translocating P-type ATPase — MSKVEPSQNITFVAKILPHAELTAAVICGVLIATGWVLKHFDTSSASIAAYLLAFIIGGFAKAKQGIESTIENKELNVEMLMVFAAIGSAIIGYWTEGAMLIFIFALSGALETYTMNKSRKEISSLMKLQPEEALRIKNGIEDRVHVSELVIGDLILIKPGERVPSDGKIAKGQTTIDEATITGEAMPVTKGLNNDVFAGTVNLTGSINVTVTKSNEETLFHKIIELVQSAQSEKSPSQLFIEQFEGRYVKVVLAIVVLMMFVPHFLLNWTWTETFYRAMILLVVASPCALVASIMPASLSAISNGAKHGILFKGGVHLENLGHLKAIALDKTGTLTKGKPEVTNFIVKGGLPREDLLHKVGSIENHSNHPLAQAIVKYVKDTLKLDLLHPDYVEDVAGWGIKASVENEIWRIGKADFVGKTEAESFASGAAKTLASEGKTIVFIQIDDELSAMIALKDVVRDETKFAIDTLKSKGIHTIMLTGDSEKTAQAIATESHVDDYFAECLPEIKVNHLKKLKNQYGSVAMVGDGINDAPALATATVGIAMGEGTDVALETADIVLMKNDLPKIAEAINLSQRMNKIVKQNVVFSISIIMLLIVSNFFQILDLPLGVIGHEGSTILVILNSLRLLK; from the coding sequence ATTAGTAAAGTTGAACCTTCACAGAATATTACGTTTGTCGCTAAAATACTACCACATGCAGAATTAACTGCCGCAGTTATTTGCGGAGTGTTAATTGCCACAGGCTGGGTTTTAAAGCACTTTGATACATCTTCCGCTTCAATAGCAGCTTATCTTTTAGCGTTTATCATTGGTGGATTTGCCAAAGCAAAACAGGGAATTGAATCGACGATTGAAAATAAAGAATTAAATGTGGAAATGTTGATGGTTTTTGCAGCAATTGGTTCTGCCATTATTGGCTATTGGACCGAAGGCGCAATGCTTATCTTTATTTTCGCTTTAAGCGGTGCCTTAGAAACTTACACCATGAATAAAAGCCGTAAGGAAATTTCTTCGTTAATGAAGCTTCAACCTGAAGAAGCTTTACGGATAAAAAATGGTATCGAAGATAGAGTTCATGTCTCTGAGCTAGTAATCGGGGACTTAATATTAATAAAACCTGGTGAGCGCGTTCCTTCAGATGGAAAAATCGCCAAAGGTCAAACAACAATTGACGAGGCTACGATTACTGGAGAAGCAATGCCAGTAACTAAAGGTTTAAACAACGACGTGTTTGCTGGAACGGTCAATTTAACCGGATCGATAAATGTTACCGTCACAAAGTCTAATGAAGAAACCTTGTTTCATAAAATTATTGAATTGGTTCAATCAGCTCAAAGCGAAAAGTCCCCGTCACAACTCTTTATTGAACAGTTTGAAGGAAGGTACGTCAAGGTCGTTCTTGCCATTGTGGTCCTAATGATGTTCGTTCCCCATTTCTTATTGAACTGGACCTGGACGGAAACCTTTTATCGAGCCATGATTTTACTTGTTGTTGCATCCCCATGTGCCCTTGTTGCCTCAATTATGCCCGCTTCACTATCGGCAATATCCAATGGCGCAAAACATGGAATTTTATTTAAGGGGGGCGTCCATCTAGAAAACCTCGGACATTTAAAAGCCATCGCCTTAGATAAGACAGGGACTTTAACAAAGGGGAAGCCAGAAGTAACAAATTTTATTGTAAAAGGTGGACTACCAAGGGAAGATCTTCTCCACAAGGTAGGGTCAATCGAAAACCACTCTAACCATCCTTTAGCGCAAGCAATCGTAAAATACGTTAAAGACACGTTAAAGCTGGATTTATTGCATCCCGATTATGTAGAAGACGTTGCAGGATGGGGAATTAAAGCATCCGTTGAAAATGAAATATGGAGAATTGGGAAAGCAGACTTTGTCGGAAAAACCGAAGCAGAGTCGTTTGCCTCAGGTGCAGCCAAAACTTTAGCCAGTGAAGGAAAAACAATTGTTTTTATTCAGATTGATGATGAATTATCAGCGATGATTGCCCTTAAAGATGTTGTTAGAGATGAAACAAAGTTTGCGATTGACACCCTTAAATCAAAAGGGATTCACACGATCATGTTAACCGGGGACAGCGAAAAAACAGCTCAGGCAATTGCTACTGAGAGCCATGTTGATGATTATTTTGCAGAGTGCTTACCTGAAATAAAGGTTAACCATTTAAAGAAGTTGAAAAATCAATATGGCTCCGTTGCAATGGTTGGGGATGGTATTAACGATGCCCCTGCACTTGCAACAGCGACAGTCGGAATTGCAATGGGGGAAGGAACAGACGTTGCTTTAGAAACAGCCGATATCGTCCTAATGAAAAATGATTTACCTAAAATTGCTGAAGCCATTAACCTTTCGCAACGAATGAACAAAATTGTCAAACAGAATGTGGTGTTTTCAATCTCGATTATTATGCTTCTTATCGTTTCTAATTTCTTTCAGATACTTGATTTACCATTAGGGGTTATTGGCCATGAGGGGAGTACGATTTTAGTCATTTTGAATAGCTTGAGATTATTAAAATAA
- a CDS encoding YtxH domain-containing protein, which yields MSEANNFWKGVLIGAVAGGALSMLDKQTRNAVMTNYHKASKNVTYLVKNPSVIVDKVKTTSKQMRQTFEQVSEDIFFIKDKVEELSKVTPNFVDRVEEKRDAFLDNGDTYTEVDSIDINKE from the coding sequence ATGAGTGAAGCTAATAATTTTTGGAAAGGGGTTTTGATTGGGGCTGTGGCCGGAGGTGCTCTAAGCATGTTGGACAAGCAAACTCGCAATGCAGTTATGACCAATTACCATAAAGCCTCAAAAAATGTGACCTACTTGGTGAAAAATCCTTCTGTTATCGTTGATAAGGTTAAGACCACCTCTAAGCAAATGCGCCAAACTTTTGAACAAGTAAGTGAAGATATTTTTTTTATAAAAGACAAGGTAGAAGAATTGTCCAAAGTGACTCCAAACTTTGTAGACAGAGTAGAGGAAAAAAGGGATGCATTTTTAGATAATGGAGATACATATACAGAAGTGGATTCAATCGACATAAATAAGGAATAA
- a CDS encoding YihY/virulence factor BrkB family protein, with product MVRINLSFIKFLWVRIGRDDIPGMAAQLAYFFLLSLFPLLIFLVTLLPYLSITQDYLLSFIRDFAPGDSMDLIETSINEVMNKNGKLLSFGIIATLWSASNGINAIVSAFNKAYDVKESRSFIVARGIAILLTLGMILVIVVALLLPVFGKQLGIYLFAKFGFSKQFLAGWNAIRWLISPLFLFIIFTGLYWIAPNYKLTCLSAVPGAIFSTFGWAITSLSFSFYVGNFGNYTATYGSIGAIIVLMIWFYLSGFVIILGGEINAYFTERKSTC from the coding sequence ATGGTACGAATCAATTTATCCTTTATTAAGTTTTTGTGGGTTCGGATTGGCAGGGACGATATCCCTGGAATGGCGGCTCAATTAGCTTACTTTTTCTTGCTATCGTTATTCCCTTTATTGATCTTTTTAGTGACTTTACTTCCGTATTTATCCATTACACAGGATTACCTGTTGAGTTTTATTCGTGATTTTGCCCCAGGTGATTCTATGGACTTAATTGAAACAAGTATAAATGAAGTGATGAACAAAAACGGAAAATTACTCTCCTTTGGGATAATAGCCACTCTTTGGTCTGCTTCTAATGGGATTAATGCCATCGTCAGTGCATTTAATAAAGCCTATGATGTAAAAGAAAGCCGTTCTTTTATTGTGGCTAGAGGAATTGCCATTCTTTTGACGTTAGGAATGATTTTGGTTATTGTTGTGGCTTTACTCCTCCCTGTCTTTGGAAAGCAATTAGGAATATATTTATTTGCGAAATTTGGATTTTCAAAGCAGTTTTTAGCAGGCTGGAATGCGATACGTTGGCTAATAAGTCCGCTCTTTTTATTTATTATTTTTACAGGGTTGTATTGGATTGCACCTAATTATAAACTTACCTGCTTAAGTGCTGTACCTGGTGCCATTTTCTCCACATTTGGGTGGGCGATTACGTCTCTTTCCTTTTCCTTTTACGTTGGGAATTTTGGTAATTATACCGCAACTTATGGAAGTATTGGGGCCATCATTGTTCTAATGATTTGGTTTTATTTATCAGGTTTCGTTATTATTTTGGGAGGCGAAATCAATGCTTATTTTACAGAAAGAAAGAGCACCTGTTAA
- a CDS encoding DUF1128 domain-containing protein → MNLSQKSVENVEYMIEKMKEKLKVLNFGAIKPSHFDEEMYEELKEIYDLVMRKDSFSISEMQAIVEELGALRKQ, encoded by the coding sequence TTGAATTTATCACAGAAATCAGTTGAAAATGTGGAATATATGATTGAAAAGATGAAGGAAAAATTGAAAGTATTAAACTTCGGGGCAATCAAACCTTCCCATTTTGACGAAGAAATGTATGAAGAACTCAAAGAGATTTACGATCTCGTCATGAGGAAGGACTCCTTCAGCATTAGTGAAATGCAGGCGATTGTCGAAGAACTTGGTGCCCTTAGAAAACAGTAA
- a CDS encoding anti-repressor SinI family protein — translation MTTELKVNGELDVEWIQLILEALEMGIDKEDIRKFLKEKKAK, via the coding sequence TTGACTACAGAGTTGAAAGTAAATGGCGAATTGGATGTTGAATGGATTCAATTAATTTTAGAAGCATTAGAAATGGGAATTGATAAGGAAGATATTAGGAAATTTTTAAAAGAAAAAAAGGCGAAGTAA
- the cax gene encoding calcium/proton exchanger — MVNKIFFLGVLIGVPLSIIGTLMHWSSIMLFVIYCLTIIALASFMGRATESLAIVTGPRIGGLLNATFGNAVELIISIFALKAGLVGVVLASLTGSVLGNLLLVAGLSFFIGGIKFKRQQFNVFDARHNSGLLMFAVFVAFVIPEVFSMEMSESKIVTLSVGISVILILLYLSALFFKLVTHRGVYQPGESELRHEEEEPEWSKKKAMTILALATVAVAYVSENLVHTFETVAHSFGWTELFIGIIIVAIVGNAAEHASAVLMAFKNKMDIAVEIAVGSTLQVAMFVAPVLVLASLFFPTAMPLVFTLPELVAMVSAVMLMVIISNDGETNWFEGATLLAAYVIMGIGFYLL; from the coding sequence ATGGTAAACAAAATATTCTTTTTAGGCGTTCTCATTGGTGTCCCCCTTTCAATTATTGGGACTTTGATGCATTGGTCAAGTATTATGTTGTTTGTTATTTATTGTTTAACGATTATCGCTTTAGCAAGTTTTATGGGAAGAGCAACAGAAAGCTTGGCGATAGTAACTGGACCGCGTATTGGCGGATTATTAAATGCTACATTTGGGAATGCAGTGGAATTGATCATCTCAATCTTTGCTTTAAAAGCTGGACTAGTAGGAGTTGTACTTGCTTCATTAACTGGTTCGGTACTAGGAAACTTACTATTGGTTGCAGGTCTGTCCTTTTTTATTGGCGGAATAAAGTTTAAACGTCAACAATTTAATGTTTTTGATGCTAGACACAATTCAGGATTATTAATGTTTGCCGTCTTTGTTGCGTTCGTTATTCCAGAAGTGTTTTCCATGGAAATGAGTGAAAGTAAAATTGTAACCCTGAGTGTTGGTATCTCAGTCATTTTAATCTTGCTATATTTGTCCGCTTTATTTTTTAAGCTCGTTACTCACCGTGGGGTTTATCAGCCTGGTGAATCTGAATTACGCCATGAAGAAGAAGAACCAGAGTGGAGCAAAAAGAAAGCCATGACTATCTTGGCGCTGGCAACTGTTGCAGTTGCCTATGTATCGGAAAACCTTGTCCATACTTTTGAGACTGTTGCCCATTCGTTTGGTTGGACAGAATTATTTATCGGGATCATTATCGTTGCTATTGTTGGAAATGCAGCTGAACATGCATCAGCGGTGCTAATGGCGTTTAAAAATAAAATGGATATTGCGGTTGAAATTGCCGTTGGTTCCACTTTACAGGTAGCCATGTTTGTTGCACCCGTGCTTGTGCTGGCTTCCCTCTTTTTCCCAACGGCTATGCCACTAGTTTTCACGTTACCAGAGTTAGTTGCTATGGTCTCAGCAGTTATGTTAATGGTGATAATTTCCAATGACGGGGAAACAAACTGGTTTGAAGGAGCAACGTTACTTGCAGCATACGTTATTATGGGGATAGGTTTTTATTTGTTATAA
- a CDS encoding MFS transporter translates to MDEKQRLRFWVLIGIVAISGYSQGMLLPLIAIIFEKDGLSSTLNGFHATGLYIGVLFISPFMESSLRRFGYKPVILIGGISVVISIALFPIWKSFWFWFILRLIIGIGDHMLHFGTQTWITSFSPAHRRGRNISLYGLFFGLGFAAGPLMTRLVEVNESLPFFLSSLFSLVAWSTLLLLKNDFPEKTVETNSFFSSFKRFGQVCKYAWVAFLPPFGYGFMETSLNGNFPVYALRNGIDISAVSIILPSFAFGSIIFQLPLGILSDKYGRKNILLAVMISGFGCFTVAGLLHHSVIGLTISFFIAGMLVGSTFSLGISFMADILPKELLPAGNLMCGIFYSIGSISGPFIGGMAIQFLPPSSFFYVISFMLLLIFIAIAGFQPQRSWQTNRS, encoded by the coding sequence ATGGATGAAAAACAGCGATTGCGTTTTTGGGTACTGATAGGGATTGTCGCCATTTCGGGATATTCACAAGGAATGCTTCTTCCGCTTATTGCAATTATATTTGAAAAAGACGGATTATCATCAACTTTAAATGGATTCCACGCAACTGGGTTGTACATAGGAGTCCTTTTTATCTCTCCTTTTATGGAAAGCTCTTTAAGGAGATTCGGGTATAAACCAGTTATTTTAATTGGTGGTATATCTGTTGTGATTTCAATCGCGTTATTCCCTATTTGGAAGTCATTTTGGTTTTGGTTTATTCTTCGTTTAATCATTGGAATCGGAGACCATATGCTTCATTTTGGAACACAGACTTGGATTACATCGTTTTCACCAGCCCACAGACGAGGTCGGAATATATCATTATATGGATTGTTTTTTGGACTTGGATTTGCAGCTGGACCTCTGATGACCAGACTGGTTGAAGTCAATGAATCTTTGCCTTTTTTTCTCTCCTCCCTTTTCAGTCTTGTGGCTTGGAGCACTTTATTACTGTTAAAAAACGATTTTCCTGAAAAGACAGTTGAAACCAATTCCTTCTTCAGTTCCTTTAAAAGATTTGGTCAAGTATGTAAATATGCATGGGTGGCTTTTCTCCCCCCATTTGGATATGGGTTTATGGAAACTTCGCTTAATGGAAATTTCCCTGTATACGCCCTAAGGAATGGAATTGATATTAGTGCGGTTTCGATTATTTTACCCTCTTTTGCTTTTGGCAGTATTATTTTTCAATTACCGCTGGGAATATTGAGTGATAAATATGGTCGAAAAAATATATTATTAGCAGTCATGATTTCAGGGTTTGGTTGTTTTACCGTTGCAGGTCTACTCCATCATTCTGTTATTGGACTAACCATCAGCTTTTTTATTGCCGGAATGCTGGTTGGATCTACATTCTCACTTGGAATTAGTTTTATGGCAGATATTCTGCCAAAGGAGCTTTTGCCTGCTGGAAATTTAATGTGTGGCATTTTTTATAGCATTGGCAGTATCAGCGGTCCTTTTATCGGTGGAATGGCGATTCAATTTTTGCCACCAAGCAGTTTTTTCTATGTTATCAGCTTTATGTTATTACTCATTTTTATAGCAATCGCAGGATTCCAACCACAAAGATCCTGGCAAACAAACCGTTCTTAA
- a CDS encoding nucleotidyltransferase family protein, producing the protein MDGKNTRKIGAVILAAGLSKRMNTSKQFLLLNGVPLFIHAVSLASECGLEPIILVIGENEGEYEKYLVNYPNVIILKNECFREGMGTSLRLGVQFVNDQVEAIMIFLADQPFVTKEVVMKMVNKYHELGVRPQYTIIRPKYKNMEGHPILFDVSLFPEFNFLEGDKGGKSIIKKYRKYLKIINFDKQIYGFDIDTPEEYLIAKRYRGPF; encoded by the coding sequence ATGGATGGAAAAAATACCCGGAAAATTGGTGCTGTAATACTGGCTGCAGGACTTTCAAAACGAATGAACACATCAAAACAATTTCTACTGCTTAATGGTGTTCCACTGTTCATTCATGCGGTCTCTTTAGCCTCAGAATGCGGGCTAGAACCAATCATTTTAGTCATCGGGGAAAACGAGGGAGAGTACGAAAAATACCTCGTGAATTACCCAAATGTTATCATTTTGAAAAATGAATGTTTTCGAGAAGGGATGGGAACCTCACTCCGATTGGGTGTTCAGTTTGTTAACGATCAAGTTGAAGCAATAATGATTTTTCTTGCAGATCAACCTTTCGTCACAAAAGAGGTGGTCATGAAGATGGTCAATAAATATCATGAATTAGGAGTTAGACCGCAATACACAATAATACGTCCAAAATATAAGAACATGGAGGGGCATCCTATTTTGTTTGATGTTTCGTTATTTCCTGAATTTAATTTTCTTGAAGGGGATAAAGGAGGGAAATCTATTATTAAAAAATACCGCAAATATTTGAAGATCATTAATTTTGACAAACAAATATATGGATTTGATATCGATACTCCTGAAGAGTACCTGATAGCGAAAAGATATAGGGGACCTTTTTGA
- a CDS encoding YfkD famly protein: MRKLLSICVLCFLFMLSFLPSTFAEQGQKKTVQPKVEKYHVPNSVKNIAKENTYPNPTQDMPQLQPSELTKKLLESSRVKVENPDLIRMLNESSINSTPFALGYRAIIYLGQWPLNYESTETAPNWEYQRINTNYFDNRGTNTLYQIHYVQEAQKLVRGGLTAKIPNSEDVKKMMLLKAMQKTNLPLAFETVIGLGTKNDQIYNIPANRLGYLYSYAPAVNEKGKVTYGEVYLTLKGNKKVIIIKNVTSQGVGAWIPIQDHVSFGFAVSERPR; this comes from the coding sequence ATGAGAAAATTATTATCTATTTGTGTGCTTTGTTTTCTTTTTATGCTTTCTTTCTTACCTTCTACTTTTGCAGAGCAGGGGCAAAAGAAGACGGTACAACCAAAAGTAGAAAAATATCATGTTCCAAATTCAGTGAAGAACATTGCCAAGGAGAATACATATCCAAATCCAACCCAGGATATGCCTCAATTACAACCAAGTGAACTAACCAAGAAACTACTCGAATCTTCAAGGGTAAAAGTTGAAAACCCAGATCTAATAAGAATGTTGAATGAATCATCGATTAACAGCACACCGTTTGCTCTAGGATACCGAGCGATTATTTACTTAGGGCAGTGGCCATTAAATTATGAATCAACTGAAACTGCACCCAATTGGGAATATCAAAGGATTAACACAAATTATTTTGATAATCGTGGCACAAATACGTTATATCAAATCCATTACGTTCAAGAGGCACAAAAGCTTGTTCGCGGTGGACTGACAGCGAAAATCCCAAATTCAGAAGATGTGAAAAAAATGATGCTGTTAAAAGCGATGCAAAAAACAAACCTACCATTGGCATTTGAAACTGTGATTGGACTTGGTACAAAAAATGATCAAATTTATAACATTCCAGCAAATCGTCTAGGATATTTGTATTCCTATGCACCAGCAGTAAATGAAAAGGGAAAAGTTACATATGGTGAGGTTTATCTAACTTTAAAAGGTAATAAGAAAGTAATCATCATTAAAAACGTAACTTCACAAGGTGTTGGAGCATGGATTCCAATCCAAGATCATGTATCTTTTGGCTTTGCTGTTTCTGAACGACCACGCTAA
- a CDS encoding helix-turn-helix domain-containing protein: MIGERVKKLRQEKKMSLTELADQAGVAKSYISSLERNLQSNPSIQFLEKIGTVLGVPIDYFILNNPDSEKLDPGWISLVKDAMESGITKDQFREYLEFNKWKINQDK, from the coding sequence ATGATCGGTGAACGCGTAAAAAAGCTTCGTCAGGAAAAAAAAATGTCCTTAACTGAGCTTGCTGACCAAGCTGGAGTTGCAAAATCTTATATAAGTTCTTTAGAGCGTAATTTACAATCCAATCCTTCTATACAATTCCTAGAAAAAATTGGGACTGTTTTAGGGGTTCCAATTGATTATTTTATATTAAACAATCCCGACTCTGAAAAGCTTGACCCAGGTTGGATCAGTTTAGTCAAAGACGCGATGGAGTCTGGTATAACAAAAGATCAATTTCGTGAGTACCTTGAATTTAATAAATGGAAGATTAATCAAGATAAGTAA
- a CDS encoding SE1561 family protein: protein MGSKINEKNTQVDFLKHRLNMFLDVLDAIDPEDADLEDIDRLISFIDDLESKCREFNNRED from the coding sequence TTGGGTAGCAAAATCAATGAAAAAAACACTCAAGTAGACTTTTTAAAGCACCGCTTAAATATGTTCCTAGATGTATTAGATGCCATTGATCCAGAGGATGCAGATTTAGAGGATATTGATCGTCTCATTTCTTTTATTGATGATCTAGAATCAAAATGCCGCGAATTTAATAATCGAGAAGATTAA
- a CDS encoding fumarate hydratase yields MNIEKFQESMYQLIVETSTNLPKDVRRAVLAAKERENAGTTSAMSLATITKNIKMADTNVSPICQDTGMPTFKIKTPVGANQIEMSKAIKAAIAQATKDGKLRSNSVDSLTGDNTGDNLGEGTPVIKFEQWEKDYIDARLILKGGGCENKNIQYSLPAEIEGLGRAGRDLDGIRKCILHSVYQAQGQGCSAGFIGVGIGGDRTSGYELAKLQLFRSVEDVNPNEDLRKLEEYVMDKANELGIGTMGFGGETTLLGCKIGAYNRLPASFFVSVAYNCWAYRRLGVKVNSETGVINEWLYQEGEKIEFAETEAEKETAAASASDSKIVTLQAPVSEEQIRSLKVGDVVKINGLMYTGRDAIHKYLSERDDAPVDLNGQIIYHCGPVMLKDEEGTWHVKAAGPTTSIREEPYQGDVMKRFGIRAVIGKGGMGPKTLAALNEHGGVYLNAIGGAAQYYADCIKSVEGVDLMQFGLPEAMWHLKVEGFTAVVTMDSHGNSLHRDIDRSSLEKLSQFKEKVFK; encoded by the coding sequence ATGAATATCGAAAAATTTCAAGAAAGTATGTACCAGCTAATCGTTGAAACTTCAACAAACCTGCCAAAGGACGTTCGTCGCGCTGTTTTAGCTGCAAAAGAACGGGAAAATGCGGGAACGACTTCTGCAATGAGTTTGGCAACAATTACAAAGAACATCAAAATGGCTGATACAAATGTATCGCCAATTTGCCAAGACACAGGGATGCCAACTTTTAAAATTAAAACTCCAGTTGGTGCAAATCAAATCGAAATGTCAAAAGCTATCAAAGCAGCAATTGCCCAAGCGACAAAAGACGGAAAGCTTCGTTCAAACTCTGTTGACTCATTAACAGGGGATAATACTGGAGATAATTTAGGCGAAGGAACTCCAGTCATTAAGTTTGAACAATGGGAAAAGGATTACATAGATGCGCGCCTTATTTTAAAAGGTGGCGGTTGTGAAAATAAAAACATCCAGTACAGCCTTCCAGCTGAAATTGAAGGTCTTGGACGTGCTGGCCGTGACTTAGACGGAATTCGTAAATGCATCCTTCACTCAGTATACCAAGCACAAGGACAGGGCTGTAGCGCTGGATTTATCGGAGTTGGAATCGGCGGCGACCGCACTTCAGGTTACGAGCTTGCCAAATTACAGCTTTTCCGTAGTGTTGAAGATGTGAATCCAAATGAAGATTTACGTAAGCTAGAAGAATATGTGATGGATAAAGCCAATGAATTAGGAATTGGTACCATGGGCTTCGGTGGAGAAACAACGCTATTGGGTTGTAAAATTGGAGCATATAACCGTCTTCCAGCAAGTTTCTTTGTATCAGTCGCTTATAACTGTTGGGCATACCGTCGTCTAGGTGTGAAAGTAAACTCTGAAACGGGCGTCATTAACGAATGGTTGTATCAAGAAGGCGAAAAAATTGAGTTTGCTGAAACGGAAGCAGAAAAAGAAACTGCAGCGGCTTCAGCATCAGACAGCAAAATAGTAACGCTTCAAGCACCAGTCTCAGAAGAACAAATTCGTTCCTTAAAGGTTGGCGACGTCGTTAAAATAAACGGTTTAATGTACACTGGCCGTGACGCAATCCATAAATACCTATCTGAACGTGATGATGCTCCAGTGGATTTAAATGGACAAATCATTTACCACTGTGGACCAGTTATGCTAAAAGATGAAGAAGGAACTTGGCACGTAAAGGCAGCAGGACCAACAACAAGTATTCGTGAAGAGCCTTACCAAGGTGATGTCATGAAACGCTTTGGTATCCGGGCTGTAATTGGAAAAGGTGGAATGGGTCCAAAAACTCTTGCAGCTCTAAATGAACATGGCGGGGTTTATTTGAACGCTATTGGTGGAGCAGCACAATATTATGCAGATTGCATCAAATCTGTTGAGGGTGTAGATCTAATGCAATTTGGTCTCCCAGAGGCAATGTGGCATTTAAAAGTTGAAGGATTTACCGCTGTCGTGACCATGGATTCTCATGGAAACAGCCTTCACCGTGATATTGACCGGTCCTCTTTAGAAAAATTATCGCAATTCAAAGAAAAAGTTTTTAAATAA